The nucleotide window CCGCCGGGGGCGGGGACTTCGGCGAGCAGGCACTGCGCAGCGTCGGCAGTAGGTGAGCAGTCGGTTTCTTCCGTTTGGGGGGCAGGTTGGGGGTCCCGGTTACCCTCAGATTCGTTCGCCCCGCGCCGGTGTGCATTGGTCCCGCGATTAGCATCCCCCCCAGTGTGGTCTCTCAGCGGAGGCATCCTTATTGAGTGTAACGAGAGGGAGATTCGAGTGTCTAGTTCCTTTATAGGTAGAGAAAAGGGGCAGGTCTGTGATTTGTGCTTGTAATGTTCAGTTGGGGCCCTGTTACCACACCGGCCCCTGGATAGACTGAACCTGCAGTGGTGAGCATGTGTGTGCCCTGTGATCACGCCGGCTACCCGATGGACTGAAGCTGCAGCGGCGGCCGGTGAGTGTGTGTTTGAGCATGTTTGCGCGTGTCTAGTGTGCGCAGGAGTACTTGCCAGCATGCCTGTGTTAGAGTACGTTGCCGGGGCGAGGGGATACAAGTTGAAATGTGGAGCATGAATGGCCATTTTTATCCAGTTTATTATCAAGTTTGTAATAAATTAGCACACTGGCAAGTAGCACATTGCCACGTTAGCGAATCGACAGAAGCGCAGTAGCATCGGACAAGGAACGCACCCTAATTAATACCGAATCACCAATTATATGGTCTGGTCTAACTGGTTTCCTCACCCCGCAAACATTTATGTGTAACAATACCTTTATTTAGACAAAAACAATTGACCCCTCGGGAGAGACAACCCAAATGCATAGCATTGTAAGGTCGAGAAAAAAGCCCAAACGCCAGCCTGTACCTGCCGCTACATCGCGAGTGTACACACTAAGTGTGGGGACTTTCTTATCCCTGATTACCAGGGTTCGAACCATGGTCGGTAGCCCCACTCCTGGAGTTCTTACCACCGCGTTAGACAAAAGGTATATGACCAGCTTTATGTAGGAATAATACTTGTCGCTTGCAGGTGTTAATGGATGCACCATTAATTTGTAGCATTGCTCAATTACTAGTTCAGCACTCGCGTTACATGTGAGTGTGCTCACAGTTTGCACACAATGAGGGCGCATAAATATATTATTTATAGTAGTGAATGTTCCTTCTGTTGTTTAAAGGTCAAAGTGATTAACAGTGCATAAATTAGTCAGCTGGAATGACTCCTTTAGACTCGCAATAAAGTGTTTTGTTCAAAATACCAAATTTGCAATTCTAACTAAATCGCAATATTGCATTGGATTCATTATTTGTACTGGCTTTCAAAAATACCTTAGCCGCGTGAGTAATTTTTTTTTAAATGCATTACTCATACATCAGTATGGATTGGTATCACTAAGCTAAGCGGTTATTCACTTATTTCATATTGGACGTCATACTTGTAAGATGTATGTACACCCCTTGCGATGATAATTGTTGTATTAAAGTCATGTACTAATGGTGTATTACAGTTTCTCCATAAATAACATATTACAAGTGTTGATTTCCTATGTTACAGATAAGTCTACTGAGTTGTTATATCATATTGATTCAGTCATATCTAATCTCCTAAATGTTGTTGCCTTATAGGATGATCACACTGTTTGCACAGAGCTGAATCTTTGTGACCATTAGAGTGCTATTTTGGAACAAGAAACTTCTAAGTGAAGCTGCACAGAGAGAACCTTTAGAGTTGTCTGCTGTTATTGCTTCCATGGTGAGTGGCTGAAAGACTTGATGGAAATGCTTTCTCCTTTTCTGTTTCTAATGGTGTGTATTTTGGAAGGCAACAAATGAGAACCTCCCACCAAATGTCATCAGGCAATTGGCTAAAGAACTGAAGAATCTTGATGAATCACCTCCGGAAGGGATTAAAGTTATTGTTAATGATGATGACTTCAGCACCATTTTTGCTGATATTGAGGGCCCTGGTAAGATCCAGAAATATACTTTGGTTTTCAGCTGCTATTTATTTGTCATCCACATTGCCCGTGCTGCCATGCTGGCCATGCTATTGTACCAGCTTTGCATATAATGGTGTTTTTTTAGTATTCATGGATTTCTGACATATTGTTTATTTAGAAGTTGAGCATCGATGAATCTTGTTCTTTCTGACAATGCATTTTGTAAAATCTCACGTGTTTGAAGTTTCTTTCTTTTCTCTTTCTTATTGTACTACTTTAACCTCATGTTCTAAAAATCATATCTGGACATGATGCAGCTGGAACTCCATATGAGAATGGAGTATTCCGGATGAAGCTATTGTTGTCTCGTGACTTCCCTCACTCTCCCCCAAAAGGTAGTTATCTTCTGGAACTTCCAGAACTGTCTGTACTTTAGTTATTTCTTTAAATAAAGCCTCTGACTGAAAATCTGCATTCTTCTATACTTCAGCTATTTCTTTAAATGAAACTTCTAACTAAAAGTCTGCATTCTCCTTTTATCTGCAGGGTTCTTCTCGACAAAAATATTCCATCCAAACATAGCAACTAGTGGCGAGATATGTGTGAACACGCTGAAAAAGGATTGGAACCCTAGTCTTGGATTGAGACATGTTCTGCTGGTAAGCTAAAGCTGCCGCACAATTCGCCATTCTTCTGTTGAGAGCAATGCATGATCTCTTTGTAAGAGATTACTGAATTTAGATTTAGAAGGACTGCATGATAGCTATGGCCTGGGAATAAAGTTCCGTCTGCTCTCTCACAACATGCGGGAGACTAACTATGAGCTCCTTTTGTCATGTGCCACAGGTAGTGAGATGCCTTCTGATCGAACCATTCCCCGAATCTGCCCTTAATGAACAAGCTGGAAAGATGTTGCTTGAAAACTACGAGGAGTATGCACGCCTTGCAAGGTCAACCTTTGACTATGCATTTTTCAACCCTAGTGCGATGCTCGCAGATCTTTTTCTTACGGAGCAATTTTGGCACATGGTCATGAATCTCATGGCTGCCATTTCTGTCAGATCAGATCGCAGGTGATATTGTGGTTTCGCCTAGAGCTCTGACCTAGGCAACTGATGATTTCATATTGCTCCGTATGCAGGCTATACACCGGCATTCATGCACATAAACATAAGAACAAGTCCAAGAGCGGAGCCATTTGCGAGTCAACCACAACTCTAAACGTTGGCCAGAGCAACAACACCGTTCCGAGCAAGAACATACCATCGGCGCCAGCACTAGTATCCACCTCCACCTCGACCAAAGTTCTCGGCATACAGGATCAGAACGCAGCTCCTTCTGATCCTGCTGTAGGGCCATCAACGGCAAACAAGAAGGACGGGCCGCTTGCCGCCAAAATCCCAGCTgagaagaggaagatggatgcCAGGAAGAAGAGCCTGAAGAGGCTGTAACAGCGCACCCCGCCGGGATAGCGTCGAAGTGTGGCTGTTGTAGTAGTTAGGAGATTCAATCCCCTACCCTTGATAAGCGACGCCAGATTCCAAGCGTGGCTGTTGTAGTAGTTAGGAGATTCAATCCCCTACCCTTGATAAGCGACGCCAGATTCAGCAGGTGCGCAGTGGAACCGAATGAATAAATAAACCCAAGGGACATCTGATGAATCTGGTGGTTGATTGGTAGAAGTATGCCTGTAGTCAGAACTGTAGTGATGTGAGATGAGATGCATGTGAGTTGCACCCCTGTTGGAATAAACTCTAGTGATGTGCAATGACGAACTATTTGGAAGAACAAACTGTCGCCTTTTCCGCTGATTCTGCACTAAGTTTTGTCTTGTGATATGTTTAGACTGTTTAGTGACACAGAAGCTCCTTGAAAGCGAGCTTAGTGTTAAAGTGAAAAAGGGGATGATATTCATTCACCCTGAACCAATGGGCAGCCGGCACTAGCGATGGTGTTGTAGGGTGTAGTAGCATCTGATGCAGTGTAACAAACAACAACCTGATAAAGGCGTGCTCTTGAGTGCACACCACCATGATTATCTTTCAGCTACCACGGAATCTTCC belongs to Triticum urartu cultivar G1812 chromosome 7, Tu2.1, whole genome shotgun sequence and includes:
- the LOC125520934 gene encoding ubiquitin-conjugating enzyme E2 22-like, which gives rise to MATNENLPPNVIRQLAKELKNLDESPPEGIKVIVNDDDFSTIFADIEGPAGTPYENGVFRMKLLLSRDFPHSPPKGFFSTKIFHPNIATSGEICVNTLKKDWNPSLGLRHVLLVVRCLLIEPFPESALNEQAGKMLLENYEEYARLARLYTGIHAHKHKNKSKSGAICESTTTLNVGQSNNTVPSKNIPSAPALVSTSTSTKVLGIQDQNAAPSDPAVGPSTANKKDGPLAAKIPAEKRKMDARKKSLKRL